A DNA window from Maribellus comscasis contains the following coding sequences:
- a CDS encoding L-rhamnose/proton symporter RhaT, with protein MISTNPLIGTGLHAIGGISAASCYLPNTQTRKWSWGTFWLVQALFAWIIMPLVIGWLTVPGFFSIFVQAPSGSFWIAFLLGGLYGFGGMSFGKAINHIGYSLTYTISIGISAVLGTIFPLIIFGGLQDFFSRAGGNIVLTGMLLSVAGVLFCGWAGFKKEKDLKLFGDGKVRFNMSLGLILTSIAGVLSGVFNLSLEFGQPIADIAARNGAGIFEGNAKLIVSTSGCFFVNFVWFVIAGLRNRSLKELYPGKMISIGQIIRNWCWSAFAGTLWCFQFFFYGLGHVKMGSFQFASWVLHMSMLIFFSYIVGLLMKEWKNVQSKTYIILLAGLITLILSFCIISYGSYIGESIINNAN; from the coding sequence ATGATCTCAACCAACCCGTTAATCGGCACCGGCCTCCATGCGATTGGAGGAATTTCTGCTGCAAGTTGTTATTTGCCCAACACACAAACACGTAAGTGGTCGTGGGGGACTTTCTGGCTCGTGCAGGCATTGTTTGCCTGGATAATTATGCCGCTTGTTATTGGCTGGCTAACTGTTCCCGGTTTTTTTTCAATTTTTGTCCAAGCCCCTTCCGGTTCGTTCTGGATAGCTTTTTTGCTTGGTGGTCTTTATGGTTTTGGAGGAATGTCGTTTGGGAAAGCTATCAATCATATTGGATATTCACTTACCTACACAATATCTATTGGTATATCGGCCGTACTAGGGACTATTTTTCCTTTAATAATTTTTGGAGGCCTACAGGATTTTTTTTCCAGAGCAGGCGGAAACATTGTTCTGACAGGAATGCTTTTATCTGTTGCCGGGGTCCTTTTTTGCGGATGGGCTGGTTTTAAAAAAGAAAAGGATTTGAAGTTGTTTGGAGACGGGAAAGTAAGATTTAACATGTCTTTGGGATTGATACTAACCTCCATAGCAGGTGTGCTGTCCGGAGTGTTTAATCTGTCGCTGGAATTTGGTCAGCCAATAGCCGATATTGCAGCACGAAACGGGGCAGGTATTTTTGAGGGAAATGCTAAACTTATAGTGTCAACCTCGGGTTGTTTTTTTGTCAACTTTGTTTGGTTTGTAATCGCCGGATTACGAAACCGTTCTTTAAAAGAATTGTACCCGGGAAAAATGATTTCTATTGGTCAAATTATTCGAAATTGGTGCTGGTCAGCTTTTGCAGGAACGCTATGGTGTTTTCAGTTTTTCTTTTATGGGCTGGGACACGTTAAAATGGGTAGCTTTCAATTTGCCAGTTGGGTGCTTCACATGTCTATGCTAATATTTTTCAGTTATATTGTAGGATTGCTTATGAAAGAATGGAAAAATGTACAGTCAAAAACATACATTATTTTATTAGCAGGATTAATTACCTTAATACTATCCTTCTGTATTATTAGCTATGGAAGTTATATTGGAGAAAGTATAATCAATAATGCCAATTGA
- a CDS encoding alpha-L-fucosidase, with the protein MDRRKFISSVAFSSLATGVFSPFPVIARQRNKIFINTDNQIQRFGDERDWFFEKRFGMFIHWGLYSILGWHEQHQYRAKVDRDEYAKLKEQWNPYKFNPEKWLDLLEEAGMKYLCITAKHCDGFCLWNTNQTSYNTMNTPFKRDIIGMVSDACHRRNIPLCLYYSVVDWHNPNYPNQGRAHELPPQPQDSPNQDAYMEFLVSQVKELCSNYGDIHGFWWDANRLGIEDRSINQMIRNLQPKAVINNRGFDEGDFSTPERDYEKDDHISFNRPTEACQSVGIESWGYRKNEDYYTERYLIRGIDRYLSRDANYLLNVGPDSFGVIPEQSSIILRNIGRWYHAVKESFKNVEPASELTSNKNILLTKRKNTLYIHLNNEPEGNVVKLRPFTVKPQRATLLNNNKKVEFELELAPQDWEVGQSYLRLINLPTNELCNNILVIKAEFDRPPEEYVLH; encoded by the coding sequence ATGGATCGTAGGAAATTTATAAGTTCTGTAGCATTCAGTTCATTGGCAACAGGTGTTTTTTCACCATTTCCTGTTATTGCCCGCCAAAGGAACAAAATTTTTATAAATACAGACAATCAAATTCAGCGATTTGGTGACGAGCGCGACTGGTTTTTTGAGAAACGATTTGGCATGTTTATCCATTGGGGATTATATTCGATACTAGGTTGGCATGAGCAACATCAATACCGAGCAAAAGTGGATCGAGATGAGTATGCAAAACTGAAAGAACAATGGAATCCTTATAAGTTTAATCCTGAAAAATGGTTAGATTTATTGGAAGAAGCAGGCATGAAATATTTATGTATTACTGCAAAACATTGTGATGGCTTCTGTTTGTGGAACACAAACCAAACTTCTTATAATACAATGAATACTCCTTTTAAACGTGATATTATAGGAATGGTTTCCGATGCCTGCCACAGAAGGAATATCCCGTTGTGCTTATACTATTCGGTTGTTGACTGGCATAATCCGAATTATCCAAATCAGGGGCGGGCACACGAATTACCTCCACAACCTCAGGATAGTCCAAATCAGGATGCTTACATGGAATTTTTAGTTTCCCAGGTAAAAGAGTTATGCTCAAATTATGGCGACATTCATGGTTTTTGGTGGGATGCAAATCGTCTGGGAATCGAGGATCGTTCCATCAATCAAATGATTAGAAATCTTCAACCAAAGGCGGTAATTAATAACAGAGGTTTCGATGAAGGAGATTTCAGTACACCTGAACGAGATTACGAAAAGGACGACCATATAAGTTTTAATCGTCCAACAGAAGCCTGTCAATCAGTTGGAATAGAAAGTTGGGGGTATCGGAAAAACGAAGATTATTATACAGAACGTTATTTAATTCGAGGCATTGACAGATATCTCTCACGAGATGCAAATTATTTATTAAATGTTGGACCGGACAGTTTTGGTGTAATTCCCGAACAGTCTAGCATAATTTTAAGAAACATTGGAAGGTGGTACCATGCAGTAAAAGAATCTTTTAAAAATGTTGAACCTGCTTCTGAACTCACTTCCAATAAAAATATTCTGCTTACAAAACGAAAGAATACTCTGTATATTCATTTAAATAACGAGCCGGAAGGGAATGTGGTTAAGCTTAGACCATTTACAGTAAAGCCGCAAAGAGCAACATTGCTAAATAATAATAAAAAAGTTGAATTCGAACTTGAATTAGCGCCACAAGACTGGGAGGTGGGGCAGTCATATCTCCGTCTAATTAACCTGCCAACTAATGAACTGTGTAATAACATTTTGGTTATTAAAGCTGAGTTTGATCGCCCGCCTGAAGAATATGTGCTCCATTAA